A region from the Candidatus Binatia bacterium genome encodes:
- a CDS encoding Nramp family divalent metal transporter, whose product MKSGPGSRYCGRTLFTRLDDPETRDLPERKLSFWRMAGPGAILVGLSIGAGEIVIWPRIVAEYGGSMVWAAVLGIFLQMWVNLEVARWTVATGETIYTGFARVWRGFGPLFILLTVLAWLAPGWARASGLALKAILVGPQGFGSDTFWTVVTFGAAAAILFGPKVAYLAVERTVEVLVVIVTLGLVIVAIAVGTQTAWQELGAGILNVGYRAPGMSVKALFIAIVFAGAGGTANLFYSFYLRDKGIGMGAHVPTLQNPLRGRTEAIASTGFTFEDTEQNTKRFQSWWTYIKQDQILFFWGLNTVTILLFIFGALAVLHPQGVVPAAGSLIWDEAAILEGVWGPTGRMIFLLVGLATLFSTQLAVLDGVARSVADIVHTNFEAARARSVNWWYLVVASVWIVAGCAITYVMENAGVSELGFLFNAAYMGGFAMAIYVPVTLYINLRYLPRAARPGLVCTVMTGIAGAVYVGFAIACLWWEVAG is encoded by the coding sequence TTGAAATCGGGGCCCGGGTCGCGCTATTGCGGGCGGACTCTGTTCACGCGCCTCGACGATCCGGAAACGCGGGACCTTCCTGAGCGGAAGCTCTCCTTCTGGCGGATGGCTGGGCCCGGCGCGATTCTCGTGGGCCTGTCCATCGGTGCCGGAGAGATCGTCATCTGGCCCCGGATCGTTGCCGAGTACGGGGGCTCGATGGTGTGGGCCGCGGTCCTCGGGATCTTCCTGCAGATGTGGGTGAACCTCGAGGTCGCGCGATGGACCGTGGCGACCGGGGAGACGATCTACACGGGCTTTGCGCGCGTATGGCGCGGGTTCGGTCCGCTGTTCATTCTGCTCACGGTGCTCGCGTGGCTCGCGCCGGGGTGGGCTCGGGCGTCGGGGCTCGCGTTGAAGGCGATCCTCGTGGGACCGCAAGGATTCGGCTCCGACACGTTCTGGACTGTCGTGACGTTTGGCGCGGCGGCTGCGATTCTCTTCGGGCCGAAGGTCGCGTACCTGGCCGTCGAGCGAACGGTCGAGGTTCTCGTTGTCATCGTGACGCTCGGCCTCGTCATCGTGGCGATCGCCGTCGGCACGCAGACGGCCTGGCAGGAACTCGGCGCGGGAATCCTCAACGTCGGCTACCGCGCGCCCGGCATGTCCGTGAAGGCTCTGTTTATCGCGATCGTCTTCGCCGGCGCCGGGGGAACGGCGAATCTGTTCTACTCGTTCTACCTCCGCGATAAAGGGATCGGCATGGGCGCACACGTGCCAACGCTTCAGAACCCGTTGCGCGGACGCACCGAAGCGATCGCCTCGACCGGCTTCACGTTCGAGGACACCGAGCAGAACACGAAGCGGTTCCAGTCGTGGTGGACCTACATCAAGCAGGACCAGATTTTGTTCTTCTGGGGCCTGAACACCGTCACGATTCTCCTCTTCATTTTCGGCGCGCTCGCGGTCCTACATCCGCAGGGCGTCGTACCGGCGGCGGGGTCGCTCATCTGGGACGAAGCCGCAATCCTCGAGGGCGTGTGGGGCCCCACCGGGCGCATGATCTTCCTCCTGGTGGGACTGGCCACGCTGTTCAGCACGCAGTTGGCGGTACTGGACGGCGTTGCCCGCAGCGTCGCCGACATCGTGCACACGAACTTCGAAGCGGCCCGCGCGCGTAGCGTGAACTGGTGGTACCTCGTCGTGGCGAGCGTGTGGATCGTGGCGGGGTGCGCGATCACCTACGTGATGGAGAATGCCGGCGTGAGCGAGCTCGGCTTCCTCTTCAACGCGGCCTACATGGGCGGCTTCGCGATGGCGATCTACGTGCCGGTGACACTCTACATCAACCTGCGCTACCTGCCGCGCGCGGCCCGACCGGGCCTTGTTTGCACGGTGATGACCGGCATCGCGGGTGCCGTCTACGTCGGATTCGCGATCGCCTGCCTCTGGTGGGAGGTCGCGGGCTAG
- a CDS encoding TauD/TfdA family dioxygenase has translation MALEVTKANQACGADVRGVDLTKPLSAGDVVAIRTAWLENHVLAFPDQPMTDDDLERFTLYFGPFGADPFIAPIAGREHIIAVHRAADETASIFAEAWHTDWSFQVNPPAGTCLFGITIPKAGGDTLFANQHKALDEMPGELRRRLTGKKAVHSAGVAYGRGGIYGESDQQSERAMEILYSDEADEAHSHPLIRKHPETGREGIFGCLGYIRGIEGMEHEEAMALLMELYQWQGRPEFQYRHTWEPDMLVLWDNRSVLHMATAGYDGHERLLHRTTIGNTAGFAEGGPPRAG, from the coding sequence ATGGCACTGGAAGTCACCAAGGCGAACCAAGCCTGCGGCGCGGATGTCCGCGGCGTCGACCTCACGAAGCCTCTCAGCGCAGGAGACGTCGTCGCCATACGCACGGCATGGCTCGAGAATCACGTCCTGGCGTTTCCCGATCAGCCCATGACGGACGACGACCTCGAGCGGTTCACACTCTATTTCGGTCCGTTCGGAGCGGATCCGTTCATCGCGCCGATCGCCGGACGTGAGCACATCATCGCCGTGCACCGCGCAGCCGACGAGACCGCGTCAATCTTCGCTGAGGCCTGGCACACCGACTGGAGCTTCCAGGTGAACCCGCCGGCCGGGACGTGCTTGTTCGGGATCACGATCCCGAAGGCGGGCGGTGACACGCTGTTCGCCAACCAGCACAAGGCGCTGGACGAGATGCCGGGAGAGCTACGGAGACGACTCACCGGGAAGAAGGCGGTTCACTCGGCCGGCGTCGCCTACGGACGCGGGGGCATCTACGGCGAAAGCGATCAGCAGTCCGAGCGCGCGATGGAGATTCTTTACTCCGACGAGGCGGACGAGGCTCACAGTCACCCGCTCATCCGGAAGCACCCCGAGACCGGGCGCGAGGGCATCTTCGGCTGCCTTGGATACATCCGCGGGATCGAGGGCATGGAACACGAAGAGGCGATGGCCCTCCTGATGGAACTGTACCAGTGGCAGGGTCGGCCCGAGTTCCAATACCGCCACACGTGGGAACCGGACATGCTCGTCCTGTGGGACAACCGCTCGGTCCTCCACATGGCGACCGCTGGCTACGACGGCCACGAACGACTCCTCCACCGCACGACCATCGGCAATACGGCGGGGTTTGCAGAGGGTGGTCCTCCTCGCGCAGGGTAA
- a CDS encoding glycoside hydrolase family 15 protein, whose protein sequence is MSYQPIENYGIIGNLETVALVGLDGSIDFLSFPEFDSPTIFAAMLDSEKGGRFRITPHLGHAKRTQMYLPDTNVLMTRFLASTGVAEIIDFMPISADEHRSAIVRRVRTVRGVVRFQAECAPRFDYGRSKHTAHRRKDAVLFRSTGEDKTVVRLRSTQELSLRDGDVIADFELHAGEHVDFYLENAAAEQEVGKHLGDWCKLAFDETVKFWHSWSQHSNYTGRWRETVQRSALTLKLLTSRKHGSLVAAATFGLPEGIGGERNWDYRFAWIRDSSFTLYALLRLGYTEEARGFMGWIEARCNELGPDGSLQIMYGIDGRHELPEQELDHLEGYEKSKPIRIGNAAYDQLQLDIYGELMDSVYLYDKYGSPISIDLWRNLVRLIDWVCKNWRREDEGIWEVRGGQREFLYSRLLCWVAVDRGLRLADRRSLPAPIARWRKVRDEIYEEILTNFWSEKKQAFVQYKGAETLDAACLLMPMVRFISPNDPRWLSTLEAVGNELVDDSLVYRYRVGHGASDGLEGEEGTFNMCSFWYVECLARSGQLDRARLLFEKMLGYANHLGIFSEELGPSGEHLGNTPQAFTHLGLISAAFALNRGLDGDWRA, encoded by the coding sequence GTGAGCTATCAGCCGATCGAGAACTACGGGATTATCGGCAATCTGGAGACGGTCGCGCTGGTCGGGCTCGACGGATCGATCGACTTCCTTTCGTTCCCGGAGTTCGACTCCCCGACGATCTTCGCGGCGATGCTGGATTCAGAGAAGGGGGGGCGGTTCCGCATCACGCCGCATCTGGGGCACGCGAAGCGCACTCAGATGTACCTCCCCGACACCAACGTGCTCATGACGAGGTTCCTCGCCTCCACGGGCGTCGCCGAGATCATCGACTTCATGCCGATCTCAGCCGACGAACATCGAAGTGCAATCGTGCGCCGCGTTCGCACGGTCCGCGGTGTCGTTCGGTTCCAGGCGGAATGCGCACCGCGCTTCGACTACGGACGCTCGAAGCATACCGCGCATCGGCGCAAGGACGCGGTCCTCTTCCGATCGACGGGTGAAGACAAAACCGTAGTGCGGCTTCGAAGCACGCAGGAGCTCAGCCTGCGCGACGGGGACGTGATCGCCGACTTCGAGCTTCATGCGGGTGAGCACGTGGACTTCTATCTCGAGAACGCCGCAGCCGAGCAGGAAGTGGGGAAGCATCTCGGCGACTGGTGCAAGCTCGCTTTCGACGAGACCGTGAAGTTCTGGCACTCGTGGTCGCAGCATTCGAACTACACCGGCCGGTGGCGCGAGACGGTTCAGCGCTCGGCGCTCACGCTCAAGCTCCTCACGTCGCGCAAGCACGGCTCGCTCGTCGCCGCGGCGACCTTTGGTTTGCCGGAAGGGATCGGCGGCGAGCGCAACTGGGACTATCGCTTCGCGTGGATTCGCGACTCGTCGTTCACCCTCTATGCGCTTCTGCGTCTCGGTTACACGGAGGAGGCGCGCGGCTTCATGGGCTGGATCGAGGCGCGCTGCAACGAACTGGGGCCCGACGGCTCCCTGCAGATCATGTACGGCATCGACGGCCGCCACGAACTACCCGAGCAGGAACTCGACCATCTGGAAGGCTACGAGAAGTCGAAGCCGATCCGGATCGGGAACGCGGCGTACGATCAGTTGCAGCTCGACATCTACGGGGAACTGATGGACTCGGTGTACTTGTACGACAAGTACGGTTCGCCGATTTCGATCGACCTCTGGAGGAACCTCGTCCGTCTCATCGACTGGGTTTGCAAGAACTGGCGTCGGGAGGACGAGGGCATCTGGGAGGTGCGCGGCGGTCAGCGTGAGTTCCTGTACTCGCGGCTCCTCTGCTGGGTGGCCGTGGACCGGGGATTGCGTCTTGCGGATCGGCGTTCCCTGCCGGCGCCGATTGCGCGGTGGCGCAAGGTGCGCGACGAGATCTACGAGGAAATCCTGACCAACTTCTGGAGTGAGAAGAAGCAGGCCTTCGTCCAGTACAAAGGGGCCGAGACGCTGGACGCCGCCTGCTTGTTGATGCCGATGGTCCGCTTCATCTCGCCCAACGACCCCCGTTGGCTCTCGACGCTCGAGGCGGTCGGCAACGAGCTGGTCGATGACTCTCTCGTCTACCGGTATAGAGTCGGGCACGGCGCCTCGGACGGCCTGGAAGGGGAGGAGGGCACCTTCAACATGTGCTCCTTCTGGTACGTCGAGTGCTTGGCGCGCTCCGGGCAGCTCGACCGCGCGCGGCTCCTCTTCGAAAAGATGCTCGGGTACGCGAACCACCTCGGCATCTTCTCCGAAGAGCTCGGTCCCTCCGGCGAGCACCTCGGCAACACGCCGCAGGCCTTCACGCACCTCGGTCTGATCAGCGCCGCATTCGCGCTGAATCGAGGCCTCGACGGAGATTGGCGCGCGTGA
- a CDS encoding phospholipase has translation MIDDPGFLDRLSKLGPALLGGLDALETARRHLHPQRFDEIRAALGPWHEKLTGALEVFEGTETPEEARPFAEQITKSAHAAEKALAGFLEPVSGPQEILRAMHLHCQAQQFLYPLRKVLPPVSRFFVEPAFRDRLVEIDPEPAEGLQVGLHRAGGVPPQRGGFALYVPESYDGTQDWPLVVALHGGSGDGADFLWTWLAEARGRRFLLLAPTARGDTWSMMGPDVDAPALCSMVDYIQNNWKVDASHILLTGLSDGATYSLLLGLQEGSPFTALAPVSGVLHPANMENGNIGRAKGKRIYLVHGTLDWLFPVMIAHRTRDALEEAGAELVFREIEDLSHTYPREENDKILTWFDPSLALPAVEVEAD, from the coding sequence ATGATCGACGATCCTGGATTTCTGGACCGACTTTCAAAGTTGGGGCCGGCGTTGCTCGGTGGGCTCGATGCGCTCGAGACCGCGCGGCGGCACCTGCACCCCCAGCGGTTCGATGAGATTCGGGCGGCGCTCGGACCATGGCATGAGAAGCTGACCGGGGCGCTCGAAGTGTTCGAGGGGACGGAGACGCCCGAGGAGGCCCGCCCGTTCGCCGAGCAGATCACGAAGTCCGCACATGCCGCGGAGAAGGCGCTGGCCGGGTTTCTCGAGCCGGTATCCGGGCCCCAGGAAATCCTCCGTGCGATGCACCTGCACTGCCAGGCGCAGCAGTTCCTGTACCCGCTTCGCAAGGTCCTGCCGCCGGTGAGTCGGTTCTTCGTCGAACCGGCGTTTCGCGATCGGCTCGTAGAGATCGACCCGGAGCCCGCGGAAGGATTACAGGTAGGCCTTCATCGCGCCGGCGGGGTTCCACCGCAACGCGGTGGCTTCGCCCTCTACGTGCCCGAGAGCTACGACGGAACGCAGGACTGGCCGCTCGTCGTCGCCCTCCACGGGGGCAGCGGCGACGGCGCCGACTTCCTGTGGACGTGGCTCGCAGAAGCCCGTGGGCGGCGCTTCCTGCTGCTCGCGCCGACGGCACGGGGCGACACCTGGTCGATGATGGGTCCCGATGTCGACGCCCCCGCGTTGTGCTCGATGGTCGACTACATCCAGAACAACTGGAAGGTCGACGCCTCCCACATTCTGCTGACCGGCTTGTCGGACGGCGCGACCTACAGCCTACTCCTCGGCCTGCAGGAAGGGTCGCCGTTCACCGCACTGGCGCCGGTCTCCGGAGTGCTCCATCCCGCAAACATGGAGAACGGCAACATCGGCCGCGCGAAGGGAAAGCGCATCTACCTGGTGCACGGCACACTCGACTGGCTCTTCCCCGTCATGATCGCGCACAGAACGCGCGACGCGCTTGAAGAGGCCGGCGCCGAACTCGTCTTTCGCGAGATCGAAGACCTGTCGCACACCTACCCACGCGAGGAGAACGACAAGATCCTCACGTGGTTCGACCCGAGCCTGGCGCTCCCCGCCGTCGAGGTCGAGGCCGACTAG